The genomic window GTGCGTCCAGGACCTCGCGGTGCTGGTGGAGCTGCGCGGCCAAGCCGCGCTGGCCGCCGTCGTGCGTAATACCGATGTCCGCACCATCCTGGCCGGTCACCTGCACTACTCCACGACGGCGGGCTTCGCCGGCATTCCGGTATCGGTCGCCTCAGCCACGTGTTACACGCAGGACCTTGGGGTCCGTGCGGGCGGACAGCGGGGCAGGGACGGCGCGCAGTCGTACAACATGATCCACGTGTACGAACACACGATTGTGCACTCGGTGGTGCCCATGTCCGGGGGCGTCACAGTGGGCGAGCCCGTGGACGCAGCCGAGGTTCAGCGCAGGCTGGCTGAGGCAGGCATCCGCATTCCGCACGAATCGCGGGTGGGTGCCCATACTTCGCCGGGCACGCACACCTCCTCGATGCCGCTTGTTGCTCCCAGTGGCTTTACTTCTCCCAAGGCGCCTTGACCGGGAAGTACTTCTCCAGGAAGTCCGTCACCAGGTCGGCGCGCTCGTTCGCCTCAACCTCCGGGAAGCTGCCGTCATTCAGGCAGAAGAAGTCCATGTGGCGCTTCGCCAGGAGCTTGGGCAGGTAGTGCAGGCCGGCCCACATGGTGGAGTCCACATACCTGACCTTGGCACTGGTCTGCGTGACTGCCCGGCCCGTGAGCAGCGCGTAGTAGTGGTAGAACGAGTTGGTGACCGAGATGTTGTCCGCCGCGCGGAAACGGCTTCCGGCGGTCTTGGCGAACTCGGCCGGGAATTCCTTCTCCATCTGAGCCACCACACTGCGCCGCAGGGGAGCCGCAGTGTGTTCGAGGTGCCGTGTGGTGATCCGGCCGAAGCGTTCCCAGAGCAGCTTGCGGTTAACGCGTGCCGCGTTCTCGAAGCCACTGCGCTCGGCGTCGTTCTCGCCCAAGCCGATCCTGGTGTCCGCTTCGATGAACTTGGTGATGCCACCGGGCGTAAAGAACATGTCCGGGCCTACGGGGCGGCCAAAGAACATGTCGTCGTTGGAGTACAGGAAGTGCTCTGACAGTCCCTCGATGTGGTGGAGTTGGCATTCCACGGCCTGCGAGTTATGCGTGGGCAGGACCGAGGTATCGGCGAAGAACTCCTCGCTCCGAACAATGGTGACGGACGGGTGGTCGGCCAGCCATTCCGGTGCGGGGGAGTCGGTGGCGATGAAGATCCGCCGGACCCAGGGCGCGAACATGTGCACCGAGCGCAGCGCATACTTCAGTTCGTTGATCTGGCGGAAGCGTGCCTCGTGGTCGTCGCCTTCGCCAAGCACTGCCTCAGCCTGCTGGGCGCGACGCCGCGCAATGTACTCGGGGTCGCTGCCGTCTACCCAGGAGAACACCATGTCGATATCAAAGTCGATGTCGCTGGCGTGGTCCGCAAACATGTTCTCGATGGTGGGCCAGGTCAGGCCGTGCCGCTGGACGGTGCCACGGACCGCGTCCTGCCGCAGCATGGTGCGGCGGGTCAGGGAATTCTCCACGGGCAGCTCAAGGTGGTCGCCTTCAAAGCGCCACAGCTCCAGCTGGACGCCCAGGGCCGGCCCGTACCAGAGGCCACCGCCGGTTTCGACGCGGGGGCGGTACAAACGGAAGATGCGGGCTTTTCGGTTGGCGGACAACTCGCCGTCGGCTACCAGAACCGAGGTCTTCTTCTTGGCGTCCACGGTCATGGAGTAGAAGGGCTCGTTGCGGAATGCTGAAACCAGCGCCTCACGGACATCCTTGCGCGACTCCCAGTCCACCGCGATGACGGGCCGCTCATCGTTGCCGCGCACCAGGATGAAGTCGACGCCGGCAGCGTCCAGCGCCGCCCTCACAGCCAGAAGATCGGACACCATGGCTTGTTGCGGGGTGAGGTCGGCGTTGACCAGGGCGTACCGCCCACGGTGACGGACGACGTCGGGCCTGTGTTTAAGATGCGCTACGACGGCAGGCGAAATCGCCTCAGCAATCGTGTCCTCTTCGATGGACGGGCTGCCGTGGTAAATCGGATCGACCTGTGCTTGTGTGATGGCTGTTTCTCCGGGATCGTCGGTGCGTGGAACTGGTCTCACTGGTTGCTAGATGGAAAGCGCCTCGCGCCAGCTGCGAAGGAAAGCGCCGCCGGCGTCGTCGTGGATGACATCGTCCGCCAGTTGAAGGTCAGCGGCCGTCAGGATGGTGTAGGGCTTCACCGGTACGCCGTCTGCGGGCCGGACGTCCACGTGCTTTACGTCGTGATCGTTGTGGTGAAGCCAGTCTGCCATGGCGTAGTCCGTGCGGGAATCACCCACGGTCCGCCAGGCAAGCGGCGTAATGCCTTGGGCTGCGAGAAGTTCGACGGCGCGGCTGGCACCGAGGTCCTTGCCGAGGCGGACGGATTCGATGTCCGTGGAGATGATGGTGGGGTCCAGCCGGTAATCTGCCGTGTCATCGGATTCCGGTGCATGGTGGTCCAGGATCGCGGCGCTGAGGCCGTGGCGTCCCATGATGTCCAGGGCATCGGCGTCGAAGAGTTTCTGTTCCGCCAAATAGTCAGCGCTGGCTACGTTCAGGTGCTGCTCCACCGAAACCATGGCGCGCTTCGTCTCATCAAAGAACATGTGGGCGGAATAGTCTTCGGCAACCAGCCTGCGGATGTCGTCCCCGTAGGCCTTGGGCACGGCGAGTTCGTGGTCCACATGGATGGGACCGGGGCCTTCGGCGGTGTAGCTGAACCACACCGCACCCTTCTCGCAGATCGCGTGGATGACAGTGTTGGCCGGCATTCCGGCGGCGATCATGGGTTCCATGACTTGCTCGCTGATGAACGCATCCGAGCGGCCCGTGTTGAAAATGACGGGAATGCCCGCCGAGGCCAGCGCCACCAGGTCCGCGATGATGTCCGGCTTGACGTCGCGCGTCACAGGGCTGGCGATGGGGCCGTCGACATCCAACAGCAACGCCAGGGCAGGCGTGGTGTGGGCAGCGGTCCGGTCAGTACCTTGGAGCGGTTGAGTCATGCCCCTATTCTGTCAGTCCGCGCGGGTGCGCTCACAGCTGTGACGTCTGTGACGCCACAGGAGGGATATAGACGGCACCCGTGGAAAGGGCGCGCCAGTACCGGCGGCGGTATGTGGTGGTCATTGCTTCCTACCGGAATTTGCTTTCAGGGTCGGGAACGCAACGGGTGTTGCCGCCGAGCGTGGTGCCGAAGCTGCTCGTCCCAAGCTGCAGGGAGAACTTGCCATCGCCAAAGCCAGTGGTGATCTGGTCTCGGTTGGCCCCTGAAGGCTGGGTTTGAACAACTCTTAGCCCTTTGCTTTCAAAGGCTTCCTTTACCGTCTTATGCATCGCTTCAGCCTGATCTTCTGAGATCGCGACCTGCGTGCTGTCGAAGCTGAATTGAGTCCCCTCCATGCCCAGAGGCAGATGGCAGACGTCCCCCTGTGCCTCTGGAGTGACTTTTGTCCAGTCGCCGGGGGCGAGGGCTTGGACTTCCGTGAAGAGGTCAAGGTATTCCTTGCGGGCTTGTTCCGGGTCCATGGCCTGCTCCGCGGTGCTGGTAGGTGGGTTGGTTCTCGGCGCTGTCCCGCACCCCGCAAGGGTGAGAAGAAGGATCGCAGCGGCGGGAAGGATGCGCCAGTACCGGCGGCGGTATGTGGTGGTCATTGCTTCCTACCGGAATTTGCTTTCCGGGTCGGGAACGCAGCGGGTATTTCCGCCGAGGGCGATGCCGTATTTGCCGGTGGTGATTCCCATGACGAACTTTTCGGGGCCGAACACGTCGGTTCTTCTGACAGAGTTTTCGCCTCCGTCGGTGTGTTGCGTGACGGTGAACCCTGTGGTTTCGAACTCAGCCTTGACCTTGTCGTGGAGAGCGTCCATTTCTTCCCGGCTCAGCGGGCTTCGGGTGGCATCGAAAGAGACTTGGGTGCCTTCAGTGCCGGGAGGGCCATCACAGACCCCTCCGGGTTTGTCTGGCGTGACCTTTGACCAGTCGCCCGGGGCGTGGGCTTGAATCTTGGTGAAGAGGTCGAGATATTCCTTGCGGGCTTGTTCTGATCCCATGGTCTGCTCCGCAGTGCTGGTAGGAGGATTGGTGCTCGGCGCTGTCCCGCACCCTGCAAGGGTGAGAAGAAGGATTGCCGCGGGAAGGACTCGCCTGTGCCGGCTGCGGTGGGTGGTTGTCATGTTTTCGGGTTCGTGAGTTGTTCGGCCCAGCCCAAGGCGATCCTGGCCTGGTTTTTACATGACTCGGTTCTCCTGTCGAAGTACCCGTAGATGCCGTCCGTGCCGCCGGTGATGGCGCAGGCGTCCTTGAACAGACGCCCGTAGCCCCCGTTGAAGTCCTGCACTGCCTGCTCTATGGCCCCGCACAGGAAGCCTCCCTCGGCCCGCAGAACCTCGTCGGCAGAGTTCGCGGCACTGACCAGCGCGTCGGCTGCGCCTTCATCAAAAGCAATTCCCATGCCCGCCCCAAACCGGAACAATAAATCCAACGACTAGCATAACTGCTGTTTGAGCAATTGGAACGTCGTAGTGGTCGTAGTGTTGGACGGCTTTAGGAGGTTATGTATGCCGGAGGATGCCAGGAAGCACCTGCGCCCGACGGCGGAGCGGGTAGCCGAGGAACTGAATATGTCAGTGAATCTGGGCAAGGTGTTGCTTGAGCCGGTGATCTGCGGTCGTCCAGGTCCGGGGCCTTGGAGCAGGAACCGGAAGTCACCTTTTGGCTACAACCTGCCTGTGCCGCGGGTCACAAGTTCCGTTAGGGCGCCAACTTCCATAGGCTTGCAGGGTGATCTTCAAAGCTGTGGGCGAGGGACGCCCGTACCCTGACCATGGATACTCGGCGCCGCGGGACTGGGCTGCCTTGCCTCC from Arthrobacter sp. StoSoilB20 includes these protein-coding regions:
- a CDS encoding stealth family protein is translated as MRPVPRTDDPGETAITQAQVDPIYHGSPSIEEDTIAEAISPAVVAHLKHRPDVVRHRGRYALVNADLTPQQAMVSDLLAVRAALDAAGVDFILVRGNDERPVIAVDWESRKDVREALVSAFRNEPFYSMTVDAKKKTSVLVADGELSANRKARIFRLYRPRVETGGGLWYGPALGVQLELWRFEGDHLELPVENSLTRRTMLRQDAVRGTVQRHGLTWPTIENMFADHASDIDFDIDMVFSWVDGSDPEYIARRRAQQAEAVLGEGDDHEARFRQINELKYALRSVHMFAPWVRRIFIATDSPAPEWLADHPSVTIVRSEEFFADTSVLPTHNSQAVECQLHHIEGLSEHFLYSNDDMFFGRPVGPDMFFTPGGITKFIEADTRIGLGENDAERSGFENAARVNRKLLWERFGRITTRHLEHTAAPLRRSVVAQMEKEFPAEFAKTAGSRFRAADNISVTNSFYHYYALLTGRAVTQTSAKVRYVDSTMWAGLHYLPKLLAKRHMDFFCLNDGSFPEVEANERADLVTDFLEKYFPVKAPWEK